Proteins from one Coffea arabica cultivar ET-39 chromosome 8c, Coffea Arabica ET-39 HiFi, whole genome shotgun sequence genomic window:
- the LOC113705567 gene encoding probable WRKY transcription factor 43 — MFMEEGSPIAAGNNVPYLFTPTLSSTAPLYPPLLMNQSMQSPQIASDMDWATILSSTAVNCEQKPTSPCLSMASRNAREGDNLDKNKVKPGKTKKCVPPRIAFHTRSTEDILDDGYKWRKYGQKAVKNCAHPRSYYRCTHHTCNVKKQIQRLSKDTSIVVTTYEGIHNHPCEKLMETLSPLLKQLQFLSRF, encoded by the exons ATGTTCATGGAAGAAGGATCGCCGATCGCAGCAGGAAACAATGTtccatatctttttacccccaCCCTCTCCTCAACTGCTCCATTGTATCCTCCTTTGCTGATGAACCAATCCATGCAAAGCCCTCAAATTGCTTCAGATATGGACTGGGCTACTATCCTCTCCAGTACTGCAGTTAACTGCGAACAAAAACCAACCTCTCCCTGTTTATCTATGGCATCTAGGAACGCCAGGGAAGGAGATAACCTTGATAAAAACAAAGTGAAACCTGGTAAAACCAAAAAATGTGTTCCACCAAGAATTGCCTTTCATACTAGGAGTACTGAGGATATTCTTGATGATGGATACAAGTGGAGAAAATATGGGCAGAAAGCCGTGAAGAATTGTGCCCACCCGAG GAGCTACTACCGCTGCACACATCACACATGCAATGTGAAGAAACAAATCCAGCGACTTTCAAAGGACACGAGCATTGTGGTGACAACATATGAGGGCATTCACAACCATCCTTGTGAGAAATTAATGGAGACTTTGAGTCCACTTCTGAAGCAACTTCAGTTTCTTTCCAGATTCTGA
- the LOC140013282 gene encoding probable WRKY transcription factor 29: MMADFGSLEDWGLQAIVRGSTGYYCNTSATGSSTEHLTSCYGLLDTPKDEHHGLLLSFPGPFETAAMLTDELQDLYKPFYTVSHSSPAQNSPVGPTTPSDSVSVCKETKEEPEEVHQQKVKVHGDQPPAATATSTYMPKYKRRKNQQKRVVLQSTAKDLSSDMWAWRKYGQKPIKGSPYPRSYYRCSSSKGCIARKQVEQSCTDPSIFVITYTAEHNHSQPTRKNALAGTVRHKFSTTKTPTGSNSKAAKKGNSGGCSPNPGLVLSSPEARLLADEEESQERNIEREIKDENDGQIVDVKPDNGVLIPEVMFDDDFFSGICDWNAFMSELGDGHRLAETVSSESDRLKPIIPV; encoded by the exons ATGATGGCAGACTTTGGGAGCTTGGAAGATTGGGGTTTGCAAGCCATAGTTAGAGGATCTACCGGTTATTATTGCAATACTTCTGCGACTGGCAGCAGTACCGAGCATCTAACTTCTTGTTATGGTCTATTGGACACCCCGAAAGATGAACATCATGGTCTCCTTCTCAGTTTTCCTGGTCCTTTCGAGACTGCAGCCATGTTAACCGATGAATTACAAGATCTTTACAAGCCATTCTACACCGTTTCGCATTCTTCACCTGCACAAAATAGCCCAGTAGGCCCAACTACTCCATCTGATTCCGTTTCTGTCTGCAAAGAAACGAAAGAAGAACCTGAAGAAGTTCATCAGCAGAAAGTAAAGGTTCACGGGGACCAACCTCCTGCTGCTACTGCAACCTCAACCTACATGCCAAAATACAAGAGAAG GAAGAATCAGCAAAAAAGAGTTGTGCTCCAATCAACAGCCAAAGATCTCTCTTCTGATATGTGGGCTTGGCGCAAATACGGGCAGAAACCAATTAAAGGCTCTCCCTACCCAAG GAGCTACTATAGGTGTAGCAGCTCAAAAGGATGTATAGCTAGGAAGCAAGTCGAACAAAGCTGCACGGATCCGAGTATATTTGTCATAACCTACACGGCGGAGCACAATCATAGCCAGCCAACCCGCAAGAATGCTCTTGCTGGTACCGTCAGGCACAAGTTTTCTACTACAAAGACCCCTACCGGTAGCAACTCGAAAGCAGCCAAAAAAGGAAATTCCGGGGGATGTTCTCCAAACCCCGGCTTAGTTTTATCCTCGCCAGAAGCCCGTTTGCTTGCAGACGAAGAAGAATCTCAGGAAAGAAATATAGAAAGAGAGATAAAGGATGAAAATGATGGGCAAATAGTTGATGTGAAGCCTGATAACGGAGTTTTAATCCCAGAAGTTATGTTTGATGATGACTTCTTTTCGGGCATATGCGACTGGAATGCATTTATGTCAGAATTGGGTGATGGCCATCGTTTAGCCGAAACCGTTTCCTCTGAGTCTGACCGTCTAAAGCCAATCATACCAGTATAA
- the LOC140013273 gene encoding endoglucanase 20-like, with translation MKKMSCGAMLCGLLLCFSIFVAPLKAQATKDELCSDSTYDYEDALSRSILFFEGQRSGKLPPDQRVNWRGDSALSDGKLENVDLAGGYYDAGDNVKFGWPMAFSVTLLSWAAIEHQDEISSANQLDYLCLAIRWGTDFILKAHTSATTLYTQVGDASRDHQCWERPEDMDIPRTLYKITPTSPGTEVAAEAAAALAAASIVFKESQPEYSAQLLSRSKLLFQLADNYRGSYKSSCPFYCSYSGYQDELLWAAAWLYKASGENYYLNYVSSNQGWSQAVSEFSWDNKFPGVQTLLAKDFFLGTTSLANYKSGADSFVCALMPGSSSVRIKTTPGGLLYTRDSSNLQYATGATMVLLYYSNILTAAGSEGVQCGSVIFSPAKIQAFAKSQIDYILGNNPLKMSYMVGFGSKYPTQLHHRGASIPSIHVLPAEVGCSDGSSTWYSSSKPNPNIHEGAIVGGPNSNDQFNDLRSDYSHLEPTTYMNAAFVGSVAALLGQIKEEFLQVM, from the exons ATGAAGAAAATGTCTTGTGGTGCTATGCTCTGTGGTCTTTTGTTGTGCTTCAGCATCTTCGTAGCTCCGCTTAAAGCACAAGCCACGAAAGATGAATTATGCTCTGATTCTACTTATGACTACGAAGATGCACTGAGCAGGAGCATCTTATTCTTTGAAGGACAACGCTCTGGAAAATTACCACCAGACCAACGAGTCAACTGGAGAGGGGACTCCGCACTCTCGGATGGCAAGCTTGAAAAT GTGGACTTGGCAGGAGGGTACTATGACGCGGGTGACAATGTCAAGTTTGGATGGCCAATGGCATTTTCCGTCACCTTACTAAGTTGGGCCGCTATTGAACACCAAGATGAAATATCTTCCGCCAACCAGCTTGACTACCTCTGCCTGGCAATCCGCTGGGGCACCGATTTCATACTAAAAGCGCATACTTCAGCGACCACGCTTTATACTCAG GTGGGAGATGCAAGTAGAGATCATCAATGTTGGGAACGCCCAGAAGACATGGATATTCCTCGAACCCTTTACAAGATTACGCCTACTTCTCCTGGAACTGAGGTAGCTGCCGAGGCTGCTGCTGCCCTTGCTGCTGCTTCAATTGTCTTTAAAGAGTCTCAACCGGAATATTCCGCTCAGCTGCTAAGCCGGTCAAAACTT TTATTTCAGCTTGCTGACAACTATCGAGGATCTTACAAAAGTTCCTGCCCTTTCTACTGCTCTTACTCGGGGTATCAG GATGAGCTGTTGTGGGCTGCTGCTTGGCTGTACAAGGCTAGTGGAGAAAATTACTATCTGAACTACGTATCTAGCAATCAAGGTTGGAGTCAGGCAGTCTCGGAGTTCAGTTGGGACAACAAATTTCCTGGAGTTCAGACGTTGCTCGCAAAG GACTTTTTCTTGGGGACGACAAGTTTGGCGAATTACAAGAGTGGTGCTGATTCCTTCGTATGCGCATTGATGCCAGGGAGCAGCTCTGTGCGGATTAAGACAACCCCAG GCGGTCTTCTTTACACGAGAGATAGTAGCAATTTGCAATATGCTACTGGTGCTACCATGGTACTCCTTTATTACTCCAACATCCTTACCGCAGCTGGTTCTGAGGGAGTCCAATGTGGTTCTGTGATTTTCTCCCCTGCCAAAATCCAAGCATTTGCAAAGTCACAG ATTGATTACATTCTTGGAAACAATCCCCTCAAGATGTCATACATGGTTGGCTTCGGCAGCAAATATCCAACGCAGTTGCATCATAGAGGTGCATCCATCCCTTCCATTCATGTTCTACCAGCCGAGGTGGGATGCAGCGATGGCTCCTCAACATGGTACTCCTCCAGCAAACCAAATCCAAACATTCATGAGGGAGCTATTGTTGGCGGCCCCAATTCCAACGACCAGTTTAACGACTTGAGATCAGACTACTCGCATTTGGAGCCAACAACTTACATGAATGCTGCTTTTGTGGGATCAGTGGCTGCTTTGCTTGGCCAGATCAAGGAAGAGTTTTTGCAAGTCATGTAA